GATTTTTTCAAAGAAGAGATTACTAGACAACCCGCAAAAAAAACGTGTCTGAAATCTTTTAAGAAAGTGGAGTAGCCGTCTAGTTTGAGTTGCCTAGTGTGAACTATGAGATTGGATTATGTCGCGCATGATTGATCGCAGGCACGACTTGTGAGTGCAGTTGACGTGGCGCACAGCGGCACCGGGACCCACCCAGTAATGGAACGCGAGATATATCGTGGCCTGATCCTTGTGGCCTGTATATCGGAAGTTTTTGGAAGCATTCACAGGTAAGAAGTCAAGACTCACCGAGGTAGCATCCGTCGCCGGCCAAGAAGCCGTCGCCCTCCATCCCCGCCACGCACCCGCACCGGTGCCCCAACTCCCCGCTAGGCGTTTTTACGTCGGTGCACGACGCGTTCGCCGCGCAACGCTCGCCCCCGCCGGCGCCGCACGTCCCGTTGAGCCACCAGCCGAGCTCGGCCACGCCGAACTCCAGCGTAGCCGTCCCCTCCGCCGTGAGCACGAACACCGTGGAGGTCAGCACGTCGTCGCACTTTTGCTTCTCGACCTTCTCCCACCGCAGAAACTGGCCATGCACCGCCGCGGTGGAGTTTGGCGGAGCGGAAGCGACGCACGCCACAGCGGCGGGCGAGGTGTCGCTGCCGAGGCCGGTGCACTGCGCCGTGCGGAGCAGCCTTGACATGACGTCCACGGGCACGCTGCATCCGCCGCCGGCCGACGCGTTGATCCCGCTGCAGCCGCCGCGGAGGAAAAGACCGGTGCGAGACGACACGCCGTAGTTGCCCCCGGAGAGCTCCCTCTTGGCCTCGGGGACGCTGCGGCTGCACGACGGCGGGAGGCCGACAACGACGGTGGAGGTGTTGGAGTTGAAGGCTATCACGCGGTACGTGGTGCCGTTCTCTCCTATGTATGGGAGGATCGGCGTGGATATGCTGGCGTCGCAGAACAGCGGGATGGGGCAGCCGAGGGAGAAGCCAAAAGGGTAGGGAACGGTGGTGCTGCCACACCGGCGGCTGCACCGGTCGCCGGAAGCTGCGGCGGCGGAGCAGCTGGTTTCATGGGGAAGCAAGACAGCAAGGAGCAGGACGACGAGACGGCGCATCTCGTACGTACCTGGAGATTTGTACCAACTCGAGCTTGCAATTtcagggagagagagatagagagagattttGGTAGGTGCAGTTGCTTGTTTGAATGGGTTGTAGGTGAGCTCGACTCGTCGGGACAAGATGGTCAAGCAGAACAGTCATGAATACTGTTAGCATTTTCTTCATATCTTCTTCCAAAAAATATATTTAGAGTCGATTCTCTTTTGACTGTATCAGTAACAGAAACTTGATTTTCAACTATTAGCACGCAAATAATCTTGAATATACACATCTTTTTGCTCTGTCGTGGGCTCCATGCAAATATTTACGTATTCCCATCGATTACCCAAAACTTCGTAACAGAGACGGAAAAGAATATCGAAGATCGTTCTGTTTTCGAGACAGCTCACCACTCATGGCAAGTGGTTCGAagatttacccgcaaaaaaaaagtggtTCGAAGATTGTTTTGAGAAGCGACTTATGAGCGAGCCTGCTGAAATCGATCATATCGTGGACGATTAATGTTGGTTAATTCGGGTTTGAGTAGTCTACATATTTCTTTTTGACCTAAAAACCATAGAACATTGTTCTATGTTAATTTTCATTAATATTAAAAAAATGTACAAACAAGAAAAGACTAGAATTCCCTAAAAATTAGTCTACATATTTTTATGACGTTCTTTCTAGAATTCCCTATAAAAGACTAAGGCATCCCTAGGATCACATTTTCTTTTCGGAATCACTAAAAGCTGACCGTCGAATGCGTTAATTGATGTCGGATTTTCAGCATGGATCTTGACGCAAAGTTAGCTCCTAAAACATGccgtggttttagtttaaattatTTTGAGGAGTAGCTATTAATGAAGGATGATATTTGGGAGGAAAAAAATGGCTAGACGACACCCTGTTATCTGCTCGGTACATGAGGATTTTCAGTATTGTTTGCAATAAGCAAGGAAGCAGCAATTCAGCTCCTGAGCTCATCTACTCCCTTGCGTGAATAATAAAATTAAAAAAtaccagaaaataaaaaaaatctgaattttgttGGCATGAAATATATTCGAGTGCATGATGTCCGTGCCAAATTTGATGATGTTTTGATATTTGGGTAGGTCTCAGGAAAAAAGGGTTTATGAGAAAGTTTATTGTTCACACATTGTTAGGACCGATTTTGTCTTCTTTTCCatgagctactcagatgtccaagttcacacattattattattattattattattattattattattattactattattattatcatcatcatcatcatcatcatcatcatcatcatcatctgaatTAATAGTTTATTGTTCACACATTGTTAGGACCGATTTTGTCTTCTTTTCCatgagctactcagatgtccaagttcacacattattattattattattattattattattattattattattatcaccatcatcatcatcatgatcatcatcatcatcatcatctgaatTAATATTGCAAACTTGAAACAAATACTcatttattacaaaaataataaaaatactcaAGTACTTGATCCTAATGGGAATTTCTCGAAGTCCTAACTACCATATCAATAAAAAAATCGGTAGTCTTCAGTGATCGACATGATGCTTAATTGTGTGCACCAGCATCTGGTCCGGATGTAATGATTACAAGTGCCGAGATGATGGAAAGACCATGTACTAAAAGGCATTTAGCGATGATCAAAAGAGCCAAACTAGTGTCCCATCGACCCAGCAGTACTGTAATTGTTTTGCTTGCTACTTGGGCACTAATACTCCATTCGACGTATCCCTGTCAGCGATGCAAATCACCCACCAACCGGGCAATCAGTGTTGCGTAAAGGATCATCTCGCTATACATGTAAGCTTGGTTCACATATGCATGTAGGTTCACTCTCGAGGTCTCTATCCAACATGTACAAGACCGGCAACATGTAGTAATCCAGGCTACATATATTTGGCTTCATCGACTTTGTGCGTAAACTGAACAATCTGACGTTGATGATCCGGGGAAACGCAAGTTAAATGAAACATATGCATCATGTACGATCCCCTTGATTCTCAGGAATTTATGTAAGCAGTTCCGTTGCGGTATAAATTGAAGAGAAAATTCAGCGACCAATAATATTACACTTATGGAAAATTTATATAGACCGATTTCACCTTTAGCGCGTAAGTGCCATCTGAAAGAAAATTCTCGTTCGTGTAGCATCACTCATCTTTTTTTCCCGATGAACTTAGGAGTTTTATTGCTTAAGAGTAGGTTTGTTATGGTCAGCCAGGCGATAATTCATAGCGCAGCCCGAGCTCATCAACTCCAGTGAACAGTTAActtgaaaaagaaaattaaaaaatatctGATTCAGGAGGAGTTATGTTAAAAAAATTAAGAGCTTCGAAATGTCTAAAGTTGCTCCGAGTTTTCCGAGCTCTAATTTTGTTCTTTGTACACTAGGCTCCTCCAGTGTCATCTCACCATGAAAATTTGCAAGTACCAAGAAAATTTTAGACGCTTTGGTGTCACAAAATATCAGATCTTTTTTTGAATTTGCTTGCTATTTTTTCTGAACATACTGTTGACGCACTCGGGTGCAGATGCAGGGATCTACTAGTACTACTATTTTCTCAAAATGGACAAAAGACACAACGACGCAGGGCGTCTCCTAACAGAAACAGTTTCAGCATCCAGCTTGGTTTTCAGGGGTGTCCTACTCACTATCCAAGACACTTTGTTAATGAAGTGACCATGACCGAATCATCGCTTTCCTCGTCGGGGCAAGCAAGAGGCTCTGGTGCTGGGACCAAGATGGTGCCGGAAGGATCTGCCGCCTTCTTCACCACTTCATACTTGAGCCCCTTGTTGTGGTCGGTGGCATCAATGGAGATTGTTGAGCCTTCGCCGGCTTCTCCTTTGACAAGCATCTCACAGATGgtgttcatcacattcttctgtATCCACCTTCTAATAGGCCTTGCACCGTACATCTatgacaacacaaaatatgaacagtTAGTTACCAAAGATTGTGTATGATTTCAAAAGCGAAGCTGATTTACTTACTGGCTCGTATGACTCTGACAAGATAACGTCCAATGCAGCATCACTCGCGTGTAGAGAGATGCCCTTCTTTGCTACTCTGGCAACAGCGTTCTTCATCTGGATTTTCACAATCTCCTTCAGTTTGTCGTGTGAAAGCGGCTCAAATATCACAATCTCACTCAGCCTGTTGAGAAGCTCGGGCTTGAAGCGTTTCCAAACCTGCAAAAACATACGACAGTCAACACCGAGGCTACTGCAGCATTTACAGGGGCAGTAAAGGGTTCACAAACCTCTTTCATGACAAGCTTGTGTGTTTCTTGCATTGTGTTCTTCCCAACCATTCCTGCTGCAAGGTGCTTTGACCCAAGATTTGAGGTCATAATGATGATGGTGTTTTTGAAATCTACTGTTCGGCCTTTGCCATCGGTCAACAAACCATCATCGAGAAGTTGAAGAAAAACATTGTACACCTCGCGATGCGCCTTCTCCACCTCATCAAACAGGATGACACTGTACGGGTGACTCTTGACTTTTTCAGTCAGTTGTCCTCCATCGTCATAACCAAAATAGCTGTAAGAATACACAAGAGCATAATTAAAACCAGCCAAACTAAACACTAGGTATGATGTGGTAATGTACAAACCTTGGAGGTGCTCCGATGAGGCGCAACACAGATCCCTTCGTACCGTATTCGGACATGTCAAAGCGAACCAACATATTTTCATTGTCAAATAGCTGCTCGGCAAGAGCTTTTGCAAGCTCTGTCTTTCCAACACCAGTCGAGCCCAAAAAGAGGAAAGAACCTATTGGTTGGCCCGGCTGATCAAGGCCGACTCTGGAACGTAGGACCGTCTGTGCAACCAAATTGACCGCCTCGTCCTGGCCAACAACTCGCTCATGCAATTTTTCTGCTAAGTGTAGTAGTTTCTCCTTCTCCCCTTGATCAATAGCAGCGACAGGAATTCCAGTCCACAGGCTCACAACCTTTAAGACATCATAAAATAAGAACTGAACATTATGGAAATAATGGAAATTATTCAGGCTAGGACTGCCTACCTGTGCGACCTGACTCGGACCAACAATTCCTTTCTTCACTGCTTTTATGGATCTACTTTGTGCAGTCACTTCTTTTTTGTTGTAACTCTGCGTCCTGGTGCCAGTTGCTTCACTTTCGCTGTCAACCAGCATCCTTGTGGTAGCGCATGCCTCATCGATCAGATCAATTGCCTTGTCAGGAAACTGGCGATCTACAATACAGACATCAATAGAATCCATCAAATTTCTCCGGCATATATACATATTTGGATGCAACTCCATGCAAACATCGCGGGCTGACCAAACAAAGTAAAATTCTGCGCGTACCAGTGATATAGCGGCCAGCAAGCTCTGCGGCAGCAACCAGAGCAGCATCCTGAATTTCCAAGACATGGTGGTCTTGGTACCGCTGTTTAAGCCCCTGCAGAATGGTGACGGTCGCCTGCACGCTCGGCTCCTTAACATGAACCTTTTGGAATCGCCGCTCGAGTGCGGCATCCGTCTGAATGTACCTGTGGTACTCTTTGAGAGTGGTGGCGCCCACGCAGCGGATGCGGCCACGGGCCAGCGCCGGCTTCAGCAGGTTGGCGGCATCCGTGCCACCGACAACATCACCAGCACCAAGAAGCATGTGCATCTCGTCGATGAACAGGATCACCTTGCCATCCCCAGCCTCCGCACTCTTTATCACATCCTTGATTCGCTCCTCAAACATGCCACGGAGACTTGTCCCGGCCAGCATGGCCCCAAGGTCGACCTCCACCACACGTGCTCCGGCAAGGTTGGCAGGGACTTTCCCACTGGCAATGCGCTGGGCGAGGCCCTCGATGATGGCCGTCTTGCCGACCCCTGCCTCCCCGACGAGCGCGGCGCAGTTCTTGCTCCGGCGGCAGAGAATGCATATGACCCGGTCGATCTCCTTGTCGCGCCCGATCACTGGATCGCCCTCGCCCTCCGATGATCCCCCCATCTTCCGGCCGAAGCTGCATAGGCAGGCACGGTATCGGTAGTACCTCCACGCTGCCCAACACAAGCCAGCAGTTGCTCCAAGCCAGAGCACAGGTTCGATTTCTCGCCAAACCCTTGTCAAATGTCGCGAGGCCTCGACCCCCAACTTAGACCCTCCCATGATGCCAAGCGATAGCCTGTAGAAAATTGTGCCGCACAGGGCAAAACGTTGGATTAGTTCGTCTATATATATAAGATATAGAAACCAAGTACCGCAGATGTTGTGTTCTACTAGGATTAGACTTTGAATTCTATACACGGTCGGATTCCCAAACTGTACCCGTCTCGATTTGGAACTTAGGGACGGAGAAAAAATGTTACCTTTTTTCGCGCGGTTGCTCCAGTGCTCGCTTCCGCCTGGAACCCTCGTCGCCTCGAGCTGGTCAGGTGCGCACCGGCGCCGCTCGAGTCCGAGTGtgccgctcgccgccgccttggATGCCTCGTCGCCTCGACCCGGTCAGGTGCGCGCCGGCGCCGCTCGAGTCCGAGTGtgccgctcgccgccgccttggATGCCTCGTCGCCTCGACCCGGTCAGGTGCGCGCCGGCGCCGCCCGAGTCCGAGTGTGCCGCTCGCCGCCACCTTGGGTGCCTCGTCGCCTCGACCCGGTCAGGTCTGCGCCGCCGCAGCTCGAGTCCCAGCCCGGCGCTATCTCCTCTCCGACACCCTGGACCCTCGACCTGTTCAATTCTCCGCCGGCACCGCTCGCGTCTTCAGGCCGCCGCCCTAGAGCCCTCTCGCCTTCGGACTTGCAGGCTCGGCCGCTCGAGTCTCAACCCGGTCTGGTCACGCCCGGTCTAGGACTCAAAGTGTCAAGCACTAGGAACTTTTTTTTAAAGATCCAACAAATTGCTGGCTTGATTCAGATTTAGCAAGAAGCAACGGAAACATAACATGATGAAGATTCGAAgatcaaaaaaaagaaaaacaacaactcGAGTGGTTGCAGAACAACACTacactgtgacaccccaaaattttgacctggTTTTATTTATTAAAAATTTTGCCCGGAAATAAAACTTCTCTTGTTATTATGGATTTTTACTCCAAGTGGAAACTTtcaaaaggtattgttggacttatatgccctctttataaaaacaaTCCTTTATTTATTTGCAAAATTGTTTCTCAGAGCTTTATCCTTTtaaaaatgatttcttttgaagttggagcctgttttgcactgtaaccatttgataaatgcttttaaaatttccaccaaaatttggggatgtcatgtgatgtttccacaccacttttatgcaaaaataccttttggccattggagattttgagctctacaccaacttttccaatctggtccagtgggcacttttgcactacaacccatttaaatatttctttaaaaattcttccaagtgtttggagatgtcagtggatgcattcaattcatcttcatgcaaaaacccagtgatgttctttgaaaaatttgagtgaatcaccctctttttcattctggcccaatttggtgatttgtacagcaactctattttattttgctcCAATGCCCATGACCTTTTTCCTGCTTTCTACCttccttcaaaacccttaagtccaggagagtggactcattggaggtttttaagtgcatgctATAAACCCTTTTTTTTCTGTCCAAAACtgtggttttgcaaaacttgcactaacaagtttctggttttgcccatatgATCTTGACATCATCtcctacacctaaagagaccctgatctggagtttttggccactccaagaattgcctaagtgcacttggcctTCTGTCGAATAGCTGGTGTGCACgatctgttttggcatgagttctttgtttACACTGCgatcttgttccactgacccagcaaccatgtccactgagctcctagctaTCTCTACCCCTGTCCTGTTcattgccagctccaccctcgcgcactagaccgccctggcatttcgtcgagcaggttccgtgcgtgctctgggcgcgcccagagtgcacgttttgtacgcgcgcgcactgagccgccgcgtcgcactgccgcactcgacgcgacccgtccctggcccctgctccactGCTGAACCGCGCACTACGCTCGCTCACTCCCCACGCCACCCCTGTCTCCCTGCAGCGCCACTGGCAGAGCTCTttgcggcacgccggcgtcggcagcgaacctctggcatggacggcgccgcccaagccaccccagcgcgctagctgcccccgtgaacagcccggtcttatcccgaagctcgtcggcacgcgctcgtcgtcgccacgtcgccctgcggctacagcacggctgtcgccggcgatcttatcctcagccgccgcggCCCAACCCCGAGCACCTATTTAAGGGACCCCCGAGCTCGTGCAAGACCTCGGGCAACCTCAGACTGTTCCCCTAGTCCTCCCCTAGCAGTGGATTGGCCCGGAGAGGctctcttccccaactccggccggttcggccgccgccaagctctggTGAAATACATCGCAGCCAGCCACTCTCTCGCCCAACCGacgccaccagtagcttccccttgtccttgcggagctacccaactacccaacctcgatcggagaccaccggagcccaaaaaccacttcaccaccgtagccccctccggcgtggagctcgccgccggcgatttcttccacccccgacgacccagcgaccaccaagaggaccgcctcggtctggccggtccatccccgccctcagatgccctcgaggagccgccgttcgtcgccggcgatcgccggagtcccgctcccgtcgggcagagaagaggagggagagggaagaacggtcaaacctgaccagtgggccctctggacccactgtcagtgacccgcgtgCCGTCccctctgtttaagtgaaagcgttTAACCACCGAGTACGTctcccctaccccgaaagcgtattcccctcgaaacgttttcttttctggttttatttaaaaatagagttttgaccagactttgaccagctatagcttttaaaataaaactccaattgagttgattctttttcctacctctctcaaattccatctagtttattttaagatttatttcaaaaatatttgagacagctCTTTGTACTGTGTTTgtaatatttgttatttggatatttctcaaaataggattttggagagaagggaaagccttcgaaaagtgcatcctttgcatactcttgaaggcaagcatttctgaactccggcataatatttttgttgtggtgttctgatacgattacaacaccatttgacttggagtatgcgttatcttcatgtaacgataaagtctcgtgcatgagtgctttttggacatatttttgtggtcagcaatgggtacgctagtgttttggatcatcctcgggagctcctcatgcataccggaaggaagccgggaaagtcgtggtcttgggt
This window of the Triticum aestivum cultivar Chinese Spring chromosome 5D, IWGSC CS RefSeq v2.1, whole genome shotgun sequence genome carries:
- the LOC123119534 gene encoding chaperone protein ClpB1; translated protein: MGGSKLGVEASRHLTRVWREIEPVLWLGATAGLCWAAWRYYRYRACLCSFGRKMGGSSEGEGDPVIGRDKEIDRVICILCRRSKNCAALVGEAGVGKTAIIEGLAQRIASGKVPANLAGARVVEVDLGAMLAGTSLRGMFEERIKDVIKSAEAGDGKVILFIDEMHMLLGAGDVVGGTDAANLLKPALARGRIRCVGATTLKEYHRYIQTDAALERRFQKVHVKEPSVQATVTILQGLKQRYQDHHVLEIQDAALVAAAELAGRYITDRQFPDKAIDLIDEACATTRMLVDSESEATGTRTQSYNKKEVTAQSRSIKAVKKGIVGPSQVAQVVSLWTGIPVAAIDQGEKEKLLHLAEKLHERVVGQDEAVNLVAQTVLRSRVGLDQPGQPIGSFLFLGSTGVGKTELAKALAEQLFDNENMLVRFDMSEYGTKGSVLRLIGAPPSYFGYDDGGQLTEKVKSHPYSVILFDEVEKAHREVYNVFLQLLDDGLLTDGKGRTVDFKNTIIIMTSNLGSKHLAAGMVGKNTMQETHKLVMKEVWKRFKPELLNRLSEIVIFEPLSHDKLKEIVKIQMKNAVARVAKKGISLHASDAALDVILSESYEPMYGARPIRRWIQKNVMNTICEMLVKGEAGEGSTISIDATDHNKGLKYEVVKKAADPSGTILVPAPEPLACPDEESDDSVMVTSLTKCLG